In Geminocystis sp. NIES-3708, a single window of DNA contains:
- the hisF gene encoding imidazole glycerol phosphate synthase subunit HisF: MLAKRILPCLDVNAGRVVKGINFVDLKDAGDPVELAKVYNDAGADELVFLDITATHEARDTIIDVVYRTAEQVFIPLTVGGGIQTLDHVKNLLRAGADKISINSTAVKNPDFINQSSDRFGSQCIVVAIDARRRNNPNNQGWDVYVRGGRENTGLDALKWAEEVAKRGAGELLITSMDADGTQAGYDLELTRTIAETVEIPVIASGGAGNTHHIYQALTEGKAQAALLASLLHFGQLTVAQIKDYLHQHKVNVRQ; this comes from the coding sequence ATGTTAGCCAAAAGAATTTTACCCTGTTTAGATGTTAATGCAGGAAGAGTCGTGAAAGGGATCAATTTTGTGGATTTAAAAGATGCTGGTGATCCTGTTGAATTGGCAAAAGTTTATAATGATGCAGGTGCTGATGAATTAGTATTTTTAGATATTACTGCTACCCATGAAGCTAGAGACACTATTATTGACGTAGTTTATCGCACAGCTGAACAAGTTTTTATACCCTTAACCGTAGGTGGTGGGATTCAAACCTTAGATCATGTTAAGAATTTGTTAAGAGCAGGAGCTGATAAAATTAGTATTAACTCTACGGCGGTGAAAAATCCTGATTTTATCAATCAATCTAGTGATCGTTTTGGTTCTCAGTGTATAGTAGTAGCTATTGATGCCAGAAGAAGAAATAATCCAAATAATCAAGGTTGGGATGTCTATGTTAGAGGGGGTAGAGAAAATACAGGTTTAGATGCTTTAAAATGGGCGGAGGAAGTTGCCAAAAGAGGTGCAGGAGAATTATTGATCACCAGTATGGATGCCGATGGAACTCAAGCAGGATATGATTTAGAATTAACTCGCACCATCGCTGAAACTGTAGAAATTCCCGTTATTGCTTCTGGCGGTGCAGGAAATACTCATCATATTTATCAGGCGTTAACAGAAGGAAAAGCTCAAGCGGCACTATTAGCCTCATTATTACATTTTGGACAATTAACAGTTGCCCAAATCAAAGATTACCTACATCAACATAAGGTAAACGTGAGACAATAG
- the cbiD gene encoding cobalt-precorrin-5B (C(1))-methyltransferase CbiD, which translates to MLNSGYTLPVFATASAIAALQYLQKTYQNNQVEINLIKPAEIATIKIEQVAKISENQALAITRSDPGDNLDLTRDTPIWAMVTLTPNNKTNLIIEGGEGVGKIVNLDGKSAIYSYAQKLLEKNLLDNLKITANVEIKIILPEGKKLAQRTSNSAFGVIEGLSLLGTTGISQPLTSKEQLELYQQELFNKAKIFDDLVFCIGENGLDLATKLGFNSQQLIKTANWLGSMLVTASLAKVNSIILLGYHGKLIKLAGNIFHTHHYLADARLEILTAISANLNLPFNIIKEIFIAETTESALEILRNFDQKNNSNFTNEIYEFIVNRIENNAQEYIKKHSDHFVKIGAILFERNRSIIAIGNNGKLMIKS; encoded by the coding sequence ATGCTCAATTCAGGTTATACATTACCGGTATTTGCTACTGCTTCAGCCATCGCTGCTTTACAATACTTACAAAAAACTTATCAAAATAATCAAGTGGAAATTAACTTGATTAAACCAGCAGAAATTGCGACTATTAAGATTGAACAAGTAGCAAAAATAAGTGAAAATCAAGCCTTAGCTATAACTAGGTCAGATCCGGGTGATAATTTAGATTTAACCCGTGATACTCCTATTTGGGCGATGGTAACTTTAACACCAAATAATAAAACTAATTTAATTATTGAAGGAGGTGAGGGAGTCGGAAAAATTGTTAATTTAGATGGAAAATCAGCTATTTATTCTTATGCTCAAAAACTATTAGAAAAAAATTTATTAGACAATTTAAAAATCACCGCAAATGTTGAAATTAAAATTATTTTACCTGAAGGGAAAAAACTTGCTCAAAGAACTTCTAACTCTGCTTTTGGGGTCATAGAAGGTTTATCATTATTAGGTACAACGGGAATTTCTCAACCATTAACCAGTAAAGAACAATTAGAATTATATCAACAAGAATTATTTAATAAAGCAAAAATTTTTGATGATTTAGTATTTTGTATTGGTGAAAATGGATTGGATTTAGCAACTAAATTAGGTTTTAATTCTCAACAATTAATTAAAACTGCTAATTGGTTAGGCTCAATGTTGGTTACAGCTTCTTTAGCTAAAGTAAATTCTATTATATTACTTGGATACCATGGTAAATTAATTAAATTAGCAGGAAATATTTTTCATACTCATCATTATTTAGCCGATGCAAGATTAGAAATCTTAACAGCAATTTCTGCTAATTTAAATTTACCTTTTAATATTATTAAAGAAATATTTATTGCAGAAACAACTGAATCTGCTCTAGAAATTTTAAGGAATTTTGATCAAAAAAATAATAGTAACTTTACTAATGAAATTTATGAATTTATAGTAAATAGAATAGAAAATAATGCTCAAGAATATATTAAAAAACATTCTGATCATTTCGTTAAAATTGGTGCTATTTTATTTGAGAGAAATCGCAGTATAATTGCTATAGGTAATAATGGTAAATTAATGATTAAGAGTTAA
- a CDS encoding glycosyltransferase family 2 protein, with protein MDLSLVIPIYNEAENIPLLIDAITNSLKNTELNYEIICVDDGSQDKSTDVLKEIVQKNLYVKAVILRRNYGQTPAMAAGFENAMGKVIITLDGDLQNDPADIPLLLNKLEEGYDLVSGWRKNRQDDTLTRLLPSKIANIIIGKITGVKLNDYGCSLKAYRSELIADLNLYGELHRFLPALAYIEGAKITEIPVNHHPRRFGKSKYGLGRTFRVIMDLLTVFFMKKFLTRPMHVFGFFGLISLILGVFIGVYLTFIKLGLNRSIGDRPLLILCVLLILTGVQLFSFGLLAELLMRTYHESQKRPIYRIRDIFK; from the coding sequence ATGGATTTATCTCTCGTTATTCCTATTTATAATGAAGCCGAAAATATACCTCTTTTAATTGATGCTATTACTAATAGTTTAAAAAACACTGAATTAAATTATGAAATTATTTGTGTTGATGATGGCTCTCAAGATAAATCTACTGATGTATTAAAAGAAATTGTACAAAAAAATCTCTATGTTAAAGCAGTAATTTTACGGCGAAATTATGGGCAAACTCCAGCAATGGCAGCGGGTTTTGAAAATGCGATGGGAAAAGTTATTATTACTCTTGACGGAGATTTACAAAATGATCCTGCCGATATACCCTTATTATTGAACAAGTTAGAAGAAGGTTATGATTTAGTTAGTGGTTGGCGAAAAAATCGTCAAGATGATACTTTAACTCGTCTTTTACCATCCAAAATTGCCAATATCATTATCGGTAAAATCACAGGAGTAAAATTAAATGATTATGGATGCTCACTTAAAGCATATCGCTCGGAATTAATTGCGGATCTTAATTTATATGGTGAATTACATCGTTTTTTACCAGCTTTAGCTTATATTGAAGGAGCAAAAATTACGGAGATTCCTGTTAATCATCATCCAAGGCGTTTTGGTAAAAGTAAATACGGTTTAGGACGAACTTTTCGAGTAATAATGGACTTATTAACAGTATTTTTTATGAAAAAGTTTCTGACTCGCCCCATGCACGTTTTTGGCTTTTTTGGCTTAATCTCTCTTATTTTGGGAGTTTTTATCGGAGTTTATCTTACTTTTATAAAACTTGGTTTAAATAGAAGTATCGGTGATCGACCTTTACTGATATTATGTGTTTTATTAATTTTAACAGGAGTGCAATTATTTTCCTTTGGCTTACTAGCGGAATTGTTAATGCGCACTTATCATGAATCTCAAAAACGCCCTATTTATCGAATAAGAGATATTTTTAAATAA